ACGCGGAACCGGACATCATGAGTTTCAATAAAATGGGATTCGATGCGATAGTGCTCGGAAACCACGAATTCGACGGAACGCTCGCAAAACTCGAACATCAGATAAAAATCGCAGAGTTCCCATGGCTGTCCGCGAACATCAAGCGCGGAAGCCGCTACCTCGTTAAACCGTACATCATTAAAGATTACGACGGCTTCCGTGTCGCGGTCATCGGATTGACGACGCTGCGCACGCTCGTCATCGCAAGCCCCGACAAGAGTCTCACCTTTATCGATGAAATCGAAGCGGCAAAGCAGATGGTAAAACGCGTACGCGAAAAAGAAAAAGCCGATATCGTCATCATCGACGGACACCTCGGCGACGTTCCGGAAACGGAAACGCAGAATACGTCGGTAAAGATCGCTCAACAGGTTTCGGGTATCGATTTGATCGTCGACGGTCACTCGCACTCGTATTTTGAAAAACCGAAAATCGTCAACGGCGTACCGATCGTCACCGCAAACGAATACGGCAAATACGTCGGCGACGGTGTCATGACAATCGTCAACGGCAAAGTAACGGATTTTACGTGGAAACCCGTCCCGATCACGCTCAAAGCCTTCCCGCCCGACCCCGACGTCGAAGCGCTTTTAAAACCCTATGTCGATAAAGCGAACGCGGCGTTAAAAGAAGTCGTTATGAAAACGACGGACGCTTTCGAATTCGGAAAACGCCTCACGCGCTACCAAGAGATGGCGCTCGGCGATCTCGTGACGGACGCGATGGTCGCCTATCTTAAAACGACCGGCGTCACGGTCGACGGCGCGATTACGAACGGCGGCGGCATCCGCGCTCCGCTTCCTGCGGGTAACGTTACGCGGGAAAATATTCTCACCGTTTTGCCCTTTGAAAACTATGTGTACGTGCTCACGCTGAAAGGCGAAGACGTCGTTAAGCTCTTCGATTTTATCGGAAGCATCAAACAGGGAGCCGGCGCCTTTACGCAGGTTTCAAAAGAGATCCGCTACACGATCACTTATGATGCGGACGGCAACGGCAAAATCAGCGGTGTGACAATCGGCGGAAAACCGATCGACAAAAACCGAACCTATCGCTTTGCGACGAACGATTATATGGCGAAGGGCGGTGATGGCTACACGGTGTTGAAAGCTTCGATCGACACCTACAACACGTCGATGCTCATCAGCACGGTCGTTATGGAATACGCGCAGAGACTGCAGGGTGCTGTCACGCCTGCGACCGACGGACGCATTACGCTTATAGGCGGAAAACTGCCCGAATGACGAACGGGGTAAAATACTCGTCGCTGTGTAAGAGCGGCGGAGAAACTTAAACACGTTGCGGCTTCGGTATCGAAGCCGTATACTTTTATTACATACATTAGGAGGCTATGATGAAACGCATAACAAAATCGATTTCGGCAATTTTTATCGGCGCGGTATTTTTCGTATCGTGTGCAACCGCTTCGGGGGCGGCGGAAAAAGCCAAGCAGTCGGCGGCTGCAAAAAACGAAGCCGATGAAATACTGCTTGCGGAACAGGGGATGCTGGCGTACAACTGGATGCAGCAATCGGGTGAATATCGTGCGCTCGCGTATCAGGCGTTCAATGCGGCAAAAGCGGCATTCGATGCGGCGAGCCCCGCGAACGGTATGAAAAAAGCGGTCGTCGTCGATCTCGACGAAACGATGATCGATAATTCCGCCGAAGGCGCAAGCCGTCTGTTGGAACACAAGGGATTCAGTCCCGCATCCTGGACGACATGGTGCGAAGCCGAACAGGCGCGCGCGATTCCCGGAGCCGTGGAATTTGCAAACTATGTCAATTCTCACGGCGGCAAAATGTTTTACGTTTCGAACCGTACGGCCGGTGCGGAATACGGGCCGACGGTTAATAATTTAAAAGCGCTCGGCTTTACCGGAGTCGATGAAACGTCGATGCTTTTAAAAGACAAAGAGTCGAAAAAAACGGGACGCTTCGAGCAAGTGGAAAAA
This Treponema socranskii subsp. buccale DNA region includes the following protein-coding sequences:
- a CDS encoding bifunctional metallophosphatase/5'-nucleotidase, which gives rise to MKKRFGMMIAAAAAAIALFVSGCASTPSPRRSDGKAHELVILHVNDTHGAVLATKDGVGGLVSMATFIKQVRAQNKNVLVLHAGDVNTGSALSNMFNAEPDIMSFNKMGFDAIVLGNHEFDGTLAKLEHQIKIAEFPWLSANIKRGSRYLVKPYIIKDYDGFRVAVIGLTTLRTLVIASPDKSLTFIDEIEAAKQMVKRVREKEKADIVIIDGHLGDVPETETQNTSVKIAQQVSGIDLIVDGHSHSYFEKPKIVNGVPIVTANEYGKYVGDGVMTIVNGKVTDFTWKPVPITLKAFPPDPDVEALLKPYVDKANAALKEVVMKTTDAFEFGKRLTRYQEMALGDLVTDAMVAYLKTTGVTVDGAITNGGGIRAPLPAGNVTRENILTVLPFENYVYVLTLKGEDVVKLFDFIGSIKQGAGAFTQVSKEIRYTITYDADGNGKISGVTIGGKPIDKNRTYRFATNDYMAKGGDGYTVLKASIDTYNTSMLISTVVMEYAQRLQGAVTPATDGRITLIGGKLPE
- a CDS encoding 5'-nucleotidase, lipoprotein e(P4) family, which encodes MKRITKSISAIFIGAVFFVSCATASGAAEKAKQSAAAKNEADEILLAEQGMLAYNWMQQSGEYRALAYQAFNAAKAAFDAASPANGMKKAVVVDLDETMIDNSAEGASRLLEHKGFSPASWTTWCEAEQARAIPGAVEFANYVNSHGGKMFYVSNRTAGAEYGPTVNNLKALGFTGVDETSMLLKDKESKKTGRFEQVEKAGYEIVVFIGDNLDDFAFTGETYHKLNDARRAAVDKYKADFGVKYIVLPNPLYGNWEGGLNADYYKTDAAGKLKIRRDNLKVWKK